The Danio rerio strain Tuebingen ecotype United States chromosome 10, GRCz12tu, whole genome shotgun sequence genome contains a region encoding:
- the il1b gene encoding interleukin-1 beta (The RefSeq protein has 3 substitutions compared to this genomic sequence), with protein MRKQRNLTSSEMMACGQYEVTIAPKNLWETDGAVYSDSDEMDCSDPLAMSYRCDMHEGIRLEMWTSQHKMKQLVNVIIALNRMKHIKPQSTEFGEKEVLDMLMANVIQEREVNVVDSVPSYTKTKNVLQCTICDQYKKSLVRSGGSPHLQAVTLRAGSSDLKVRFSMSTYASPSAPATSAQPVCLGISKSNLYLACSPAEGSAPHLVLKEISGSLETIKAGDPNGYDQLLFFRKETGSSINTFESVKCPGWFISTAYEDSQMVEMDRKDTERIINFELQDKVRI; from the exons ATGAGAAAGCAGAGGAACTTAACCAGCTCTG AAATGATGGCATGCGGGCAATATGAAGTCACCATAGCTCCAAAAAA TTTGTGGGAGACAGACAGTGCTGTTTATTCAGATTCTGATGAGATGGACTGTTCAGATCCGCTTGCAATG AGCTACAGATGCGACATGCATGAGGGCATCAGGCTGGAGATGTGGACTTCGCAGCACAAAATGAAGCAGTTGGTGAACGTCATCATCGCCCTGAACAGAATGAAGCACATCAAACCCCAATCCACAGAGTTTGGAGAAAAAGAGGTGCTGGACATGCTCATGGCGAACGTCATCCAAG AGCGTGAAGTGAACGTGGTGGATTCAGTGCCgtcttacaataaaaccaaaaacgTCTTGCAATGCACGATTTGCGATCAGTATAAGAAGTCTCTGGTGCTCAGTGGCGGATCTCCACATTTGCAGGCCGTCACACTGAGAGCCGGAAGCAGCGACTTGAAAG TGCGCTTCAGCATGTCCACGTATGCGTCGCCCAGTGCTCCGGCTACTTCTGCTCAGCCTGTGTGTTTGGGAATCTCCAAAAGTAACCTGTACCTGGCCTGCAGCCCCGCCGAAGGCTCCGCTCCACATCTCGTACTCAAG GAGATCAGCGGGTCTCTGGAGACCATTAAAGCTGGAGATCCAAACGGATACGACCAGCTGCTGTTCTTCAGGAAGGAGACCGGCAGCTCCATAAACACCTTCGAGTCCGTCAAATGTCCCGGTTGGTTTATCAGCACCGCGTATGAAGATTCGCAGATGGTGGAGATGGACAGGAAAGACACCGAGCGCATCATTAACTTCGAGCTGCAGGATAAAGTGCGCATCTAG
- the il1b gene encoding interleukin-1 beta isoform X1: protein MRKQRNLTSSEMMACGQYEVTIAPKNLWETDSAVYSDSDEMDCSDPLAMSYRCDMHEGIRLEMWTSQHKMKQLVNVIIALNRMKHIKPQSTEFGEKEVLDMLMANVIQEREVNVVDSVPSYNKTKNVLQCTICDQYKKSLVLSGGSPHLQAVTLRAGSSDLKVRFSMSTYASPSAPATSAQPVCLGISKSNLYLACSPAEGSAPHLVLKEISGSLETIKAGDPNGYDQLLFFRKETGSSINTFESVKCPGWFISTAYEDSQMVEMDRKDTERIINFELQDKFNRRPVSSSVQSPLQRCKLQKYAHL, encoded by the exons ATGAGAAAGCAGAGGAACTTAACCAGCTCTG AAATGATGGCATGCGGGCAATATGAAGTCACCATAGCTCCAAAAAA TTTGTGGGAGACAGACAGTGCTGTTTATTCAGATTCTGATGAGATGGACTGTTCAGATCCGCTTGCAATG AGCTACAGATGCGACATGCATGAGGGCATCAGGCTGGAGATGTGGACTTCGCAGCACAAAATGAAGCAGTTGGTGAACGTCATCATCGCCCTGAACAGAATGAAGCACATCAAACCCCAATCCACAGAGTTTGGAGAAAAAGAGGTGCTGGACATGCTCATGGCGAACGTCATCCAAG AGCGTGAAGTGAACGTGGTGGATTCAGTGCCgtcttacaataaaaccaaaaacgTCTTGCAATGCACGATTTGCGATCAGTATAAGAAGTCTCTGGTGCTCAGTGGCGGATCTCCACATTTGCAGGCCGTCACACTGAGAGCCGGAAGCAGCGACTTGAAAG TGCGCTTCAGCATGTCCACGTATGCGTCGCCCAGTGCTCCGGCTACTTCTGCTCAGCCTGTGTGTTTGGGAATCTCCAAAAGTAACCTGTACCTGGCCTGCAGCCCCGCCGAAGGCTCCGCTCCACATCTCGTACTCAAG GAGATCAGCGGGTCTCTGGAGACCATTAAAGCTGGAGATCCAAACGGATACGACCAGCTGCTGTTCTTCAGGAAGGAGACCGGCAGCTCCATAAACACCTTCGAGTCCGTCAAATGTCCCGGTTGGTTTATCAGCACCGCGTATGAAGATTCGCAGATGGTGGAGATGGACAGGAAAGACACCGAGCGCATCATTAACTTCGAGCTGCAGGATAAA
- the il1b gene encoding interleukin-1 beta isoform X2 encodes MRKQRNLTSSEMMACGQYEVTIAPKNLWETDSAVYSDSDEMDCSDPLAMSYRCDMHEGIRLEMWTSQHKMKQLVNVIIALNRMKHIKPQSTEFGEKEVLDMLMANVIQEREVNVVDSVPSYNKTKNVLQCTICDQYKKSLVLSGGSPHLQAVTLRAGSSDLKVRFSMSTYASPSAPATSAQPVCLGISKSNLYLACSPAEGSAPHLVLKEISGSLETIKAGDPNGYDQLLFFRKETGSSINTFESVKCPGWFISTAYEDSQMVEMDRKDTERIINFELQDKVRI; translated from the exons ATGAGAAAGCAGAGGAACTTAACCAGCTCTG AAATGATGGCATGCGGGCAATATGAAGTCACCATAGCTCCAAAAAA TTTGTGGGAGACAGACAGTGCTGTTTATTCAGATTCTGATGAGATGGACTGTTCAGATCCGCTTGCAATG AGCTACAGATGCGACATGCATGAGGGCATCAGGCTGGAGATGTGGACTTCGCAGCACAAAATGAAGCAGTTGGTGAACGTCATCATCGCCCTGAACAGAATGAAGCACATCAAACCCCAATCCACAGAGTTTGGAGAAAAAGAGGTGCTGGACATGCTCATGGCGAACGTCATCCAAG AGCGTGAAGTGAACGTGGTGGATTCAGTGCCgtcttacaataaaaccaaaaacgTCTTGCAATGCACGATTTGCGATCAGTATAAGAAGTCTCTGGTGCTCAGTGGCGGATCTCCACATTTGCAGGCCGTCACACTGAGAGCCGGAAGCAGCGACTTGAAAG TGCGCTTCAGCATGTCCACGTATGCGTCGCCCAGTGCTCCGGCTACTTCTGCTCAGCCTGTGTGTTTGGGAATCTCCAAAAGTAACCTGTACCTGGCCTGCAGCCCCGCCGAAGGCTCCGCTCCACATCTCGTACTCAAG GAGATCAGCGGGTCTCTGGAGACCATTAAAGCTGGAGATCCAAACGGATACGACCAGCTGCTGTTCTTCAGGAAGGAGACCGGCAGCTCCATAAACACCTTCGAGTCCGTCAAATGTCCCGGTTGGTTTATCAGCACCGCGTATGAAGATTCGCAGATGGTGGAGATGGACAGGAAAGACACCGAGCGCATCATTAACTTCGAGCTGCAGGATAAAGTGCGCATCTAG